Proteins co-encoded in one Tachysurus fulvidraco isolate hzauxx_2018 chromosome 17, HZAU_PFXX_2.0, whole genome shotgun sequence genomic window:
- the etfdh gene encoding electron transfer flavoprotein-ubiquinone oxidoreductase, mitochondrial, producing MFPSSRCSLQARRCIRALKAVQTERVAVQVYTRRCFSAPVPRITSHYTIYPRDKDPRWEGVDMERFADEADVVIVGGGPAGLSAAIRLKQLANQHEKELRVCVVEKASQIGAHILSGACLEPSALNELFPDWKERGAPLNTQVTEDRFAILTEKYRIPVPILPGLPMNNHGNYIVRLGHFVRWLGEQAEELGVELYPGYAAAEVLFHEDGSVKGIGTNDVGIAKDGSPKDVFERGMELHAKVTLFGEGCHGHLSKQLYRQFNLRENCQPQTYAIGLKELWIIDEKKWRPGRVEHSVGWPLNRNTYGGSFLYHLNEGEPLVALGLVVGLDYTNPYLNPFREFQRWKHHPSVAPTLEGGNRIAYGARALNEGGFQSIPKLTFPGGALIGCSPGFMNVPKIKGTHTAMKSGMLAAEAIFNKLTDENLRSETAGIHVPEYEENLKNSWIWKELHAVRNIRPSFHNYFGLYGGMLYTGIFYWILRGKEPWTLKHCGLDSAQLKPAKDCTPIEYPKPDGKISFDLLSSVALSGTNHEHNQPPHLTLKDDSIPVSQNLAIYDGPEQRFCPAGVYEFVPLESGEGMRLQINAQNCVHCKTCDIKDPSQNINWVVPEGSGGPAYNGL from the exons ATGTTTCCTTCCAGCAGATGTTCACTTCAAG cacGGAGGTGTATACGTGCACTGAAGGCAGTTCAGACAGAACGGGTGGCCGTGCAGGTCTACACAAGGCGATGCTTTTCTGCTCCTGTGCCACGTATTACATCCCATTATACCATCTATCCTCGAGACAAGGATCCACGATGGGAAG GTGTGGACATGGAGCGCTTCGCAGACGAGGCGGATGTTGTGATCGTGGGTGGAGGTCCTGCCGGGCTGTCGGCGGCCATCAGACTGAAGCAGCTGGCCAATCAGCACGAGAAGGAGctgcgagtgtgtgtagtgGAGAAGGCGTCTCAGATCGGAGCACACATACTCTCTGGGGCCTGTTTAGAACCCAGTGCTCTCAATGAGCTGTTTCCAGAttggaaagagagaggg GCACCGCTCAACACACAGGTTACAGAAGACAGATTTGCTATTCTGACAGAAAAATACCGAATCCCGGTGCCAATACTTCCAG GTCTTCCAATGAATAACCACGGGAACTACATCGTGCGTCTGGGTCACTTTGTGCGCTGGCTGGGAGAACAGGCTGAAGAACTCGGGGTGGAGCTGTATCCAGGCTACGCTGCAGCTGAG GTGCTGTTTCACGAGGACGGAAGCGTGAAAGGAATCGGCACCAACGACGTCGGGATCGCCAAAGACGGCTCGCCTAAG GATGTGTTTGAACGAGGCATGGAGCTCCACGCTAAGGTCACGCTGTTTGGTGAAGGATGTCACGGTCACCTCTCCAAGCAACTCTACAGACAGTTCAACCTAAGGGAGAACTGCCAGCCGCAGACCTACGCCATCGGCCTCAAAGAG CTGTGGATTATCGATGAGAAGAAATGGCGCCCGGGTCGAGTAGAGCACTCTGTGGGCTGGCCTCTGAACAGGAACACGTACGGAGGCTCCTTCTTGTATCACCTCAATGAAGGAGAGCCTCTGGTGGCCCTGGGCTTAGTG GTGGGTTTGGACTACACTAACCCTTACCTGAATCCGTTCAGAGAGTTCCAGCGCTGGAAGCATCACCCATCCGTAGCTCCCACTCTGGAAGGAGGAAACCGGATCGCTTACGGAGCCAGAGCTCTAAACGAAGGAGGCTTTCAG TCTATACCAAAGCTGACGTTCCCCGGCGGTGCTCTGATCGGCTGCAGTCCCGGCTTCATGAACGTCCCCAAGATCAAAGGGACGCACACGGCCATGAAGAGCGGCATGTTGGCCGCAGAGGCCATCTTTAACAAACTGACAGACGAGAACCTGCGATCCGAGACGGCAG GTATCCACGTTCCTGAGTATGAGGAAAATTTGAAGAATTCCTGGATCTGGAAGGAGCTGCATGCCGTGAGGAACATCCGGCCATCGTTCCACAACTACTTTGGGCTCTATGGGGGGATGCTGTACACTGGAATCTTCTATTGGATACTGAGGGGGAAAGAGCCATGGACACTAAAACACTGTG gtTTGGACTCTGCCCAGTTGAAGCCAGCGAAGGACTGCACACCCATCGAGTACCCGAAGCCTGATGGGAAAATCAGCTTCGATCTCCTTTCTTCAGTGGCACTGAGCGGAACCAATCACGAGCACAACCAGCCTCCTCACCTCACACTGAAGGATGACAGCATTCCTGTCTCGCAGAATCTCGCCATCTACGACGGCCCTGAACAGAGGTTTTGTCCTGCAG GTGTGTACGAGTTTGTTCCTCTGGAATCAGGTGAAGGTATGAGGCTACAGATCAACGCACAGAACTGTGTGCACTGTAAAACGTGTGACATTAAAGATCCCAGCCAGAACATCAACTGGGTCGTTCCTGAGGGCAGCGGAGGGCCAGCTTACAACGGCTTGTGA
- the ppid gene encoding peptidyl-prolyl cis-trans isomerase D encodes MSNPTPESKPGTAENPRAFFDVEIGGEKAGRIVFELFADVVPKTAENFRALCTGEKGIGKSTGKPLHFKGCPFHRIIKKFMVQGGDFSNQNGTGGESIYGDKFEDENFHYKHDKPGLLSMANAGPNTNGSQFFITTVPTPHLDGKHVVFGQVLKGIGVVKMLEAIDTEEDNPVKPCIIADCGEHKADDDWAVASDDGSGDVHPDFPEDSDIDFKDVDKVLSVAEDIKNIGNSFFKAQNWQAAMKKYSKALGYLELCGNTLDDESAQQKLEPTGLSCILNTAACKLKLQQWQEAVESCDEALEVNKNLAKALFRRAQAWQGLKEFSKAMIDLKKAQEIAPDDKAIANEMLKVKQKVKEEKEREKKIYSKMFA; translated from the exons atgtcGAACCCGACTCCAGAGTCCAAACCGGGCACTGCGGAGAACCCCAGGGCTTTCTTCGATGTAGAAATCGGCGGTGAAAAAG CTGGCCGCATCGTGTTCGAGCTCTTCGCCGACGTCGTCCCTAAAACTGCTGAGAATTTCCGCGCTCTGTGCACCGGTGAGAAGGGAATCGGTAAAAGCACCGGGAAACCTCTGCACTTCAAGGGATGTCCTTTTCACCGCA tCATCAAGAAGTTCATGGTGCAGGGGGGAGATTTCTCGAATCAGAATGGAACAGGAGGAGAAAGCATCTATGGGGACAAATTCGAAGATGAAAACTTCCACTATAAG CATGACAAACCGGGTCTGTTAAGCATGGCCAACGCCGGGCCCAACACCAACGGCTCACAGTTCTTCATCACCACCGTGCCCACGCCTCACCTGGACGGCAAGCATGTGGTGTTTGGCCAGGTGCTGAAGGGCATTGGTGTGGTCAAGATGCTGGAAGCCATCGACACCGAGGAAGATAATCCGGTCAAG ccGTGTATAATTGCGGATTGTGGAGAACATAAAGCAGATGACGATTGGGCCGTGGCCTCCGACGATGGCTCTGGAGACGTGCACCCAGACTTCCCTGAAGACTCGGACATCGACTTTAAGGAT GTTGATAAAGTCTTGTCTGTGGCTGAGGACATCAAAAACATCGGGAACAGTTTCTTTAAAGCCCAGAATTGGCAGGCTGCTATGAAGAAGTACTCCAAGGCTCTGGG GTATTTAGAGTTATGTGGCAATACTCTGGATGATGAGAGCGCTCAGCAAAAGCTGGAGCCCACGGGTCTGAGCTGCATCCTCAACACCGCAGCCTGTAAACTAAAACTTCAGCAGTGGCAGGAGGCCGTCGAGAGCTGCGATGAG GCTCTGGAGGTGAATAAGAACCTTGCTAAGGCTTTGTTCAGGAGAGCGCAGGCCTGGCAAGGCCTCAAGGAGTTCAGCAAGGCCATG ATCGATCTGAAGAAAGCGCAGGAGATCGCACCAGATGACAAAG CTATTGCAAACGAGATGCTGAAGGTCAAGCAAAAagtgaaggaagaaaaagaaagagaaaagaagatcTACTCCAAGATGTTTGCGTAA